A window from Dunckerocampus dactyliophorus isolate RoL2022-P2 chromosome 15, RoL_Ddac_1.1, whole genome shotgun sequence encodes these proteins:
- the actn3b gene encoding alpha-actinin-3b isoform X1, translating into MTALESHMTYTIHHEETYMTQEEDWDRDLLLDPAWEKQQRKTFTAWCNSHLRKAGTQIENIEEDFRNGLKLMLLLEVISGERLPKPDKGKMRFHKIANVNKALDFICSKGVKLVSIGAEEIVDGNVKMTLGMIWTIILRFAIQDISVEETSAKEGLLLWCQRKTAPYRNVNVQNFHISWKDGLALCALIHRHRPDLIDYSKLRKDDPIGNLNTAFEVAEKFLDIPKMLDAEDIVNTPKPDEKAIMTYVSCFYHAFAGAEQAETAANRICKVLAVNQENEKLMEEYEKLASELLEWIRRTIPWLENRVAEQTMRAMQQKLEDFRDYRRVHKPPRVQEKCQLEINFNTLQTKLRLSNRPAFMPSEGKMVSDIANAWKGLEQVEKGYEEWLLTEIRRLERLDHLAEKFKQKCAMHESWTAGKEDLLSQKDYESASLMEIRALMRKHEAFESDLAAHQDRVEQIAAIAQELNELDYHDAATVNARCQGICDQWDNLGTLTQKRRDALERVEKLWETIDQLYLEFAKRAAPFNNWMDGAMEDLQDMFIVHSIEEIQSLITAHDQFKATLPEADKERMATLGIHTEILKIAQTYGIKLSGINPYTSLTSQDISTKWDTVKHLVPLRDQMLQEEVARQQANERLRRQFAAQANIIGPWIQTKMEEISHVSVDIAGSLEEQMNSLKQYEQNIINYKSNIDKLEGDHQLSQESLIFDNKHTNYTMEHIRVGWEQLLTTIARTINEVENQILTRDAKGISQEQLNEFRASFNHFDRVRLSHTPQNCQHLHYSVQELHLSLQKRNGMMDPDDFRACLISMGYDLGEVEFARIMTLVDPNNTSVVTFQAFIDFMTRETAETDTAEQVMASFKILASDKNYITVEELRRELPPEQAEYCISRMTRYIGPDSPAGALDYISFSSALYGESDL; encoded by the exons ATGACGGCGCTTGAGAGCCACATGACGTACACCATCCATCATGAGGAGACCTACATGACCCAAGAGGAGGACTGGGACCGGGACCTGTTGCTTGACCCAGCCTGGGAGAAGCAGCAGAGGAAG acGTTCACAGCCTGGTGCAACTCTCACCTGAGGAAGGCTGGCACGCAGATTGAGAACATTGAGGAAGATTTCAGAAATGGCCTCAAGCTGATGTTGCTTTTGGAGGTCATATCAG GTGAGAGGCTTCCCAAACCAGACAAAGGCAAGATGCGCTTTCATAAGATCGCCAATGTGAACAAAGCTCTGGACTTCATCTGCAGCAAAGGCGTCAAGCTGGTGTCCATCGGCGCTGAGG aaaTTGTTGATGGCAACGTAAAGATGACACTTGGAATGATCTGGACCATCATCCTACGCTTCGCCATCCAGGACATCTCTGTTGaag AGACATCTGCTAAGGAGGGTCTGCTGTTGTGGTGTCAGAGGAAAACTGCCCCCTACAGGAACGTCAATGTGCAGAACTTCCACATCAG CTGGAAGGACGGCCTGGCTCTGTGCGCCCTCATTCACAGACACAGACCCGACCTCATCGACTACTCCAAACTGAGAAAG GACGATCCCATTGGGAATCTCAACACGGCCTTTGAGGTAGCTGAGAAGTTCCTGGACATCCCAAAAATGTTGGATGCTGAAG ACATCGTTAACACGCCCAAACCTGACGAGAAGGCCATCATGACTTACGTGTCCTGCTTCTACCACGCCTTTGCCGGCGCCGAGCAG GCTGAGACGGCCGCCAACCGGATCTGTAAGGTTCTGGCAGTCAATCAGGAGAATGAGAAGCTGATGGAGGAGTATGAGAAGCTGGCCAGTGAG CTTCTGGAGTGGATCCGCCGCACCATCCCCTGGTTGGAGAACCGTGTGGCCGAGCAGACCATGCGCGCCATGCAGCAGAAGTTGGAGGACTTCCGCGACTATCGGCGCGTGCACAAGCCACCCCGTGTGCAGGAGAAGTGTCAGCTGGAGATCAACTTCAACACCCTGCAGACCAAACTGAGGTTGAGCAACAGGCCCGCCTTCATGCCCTCCGAGGGCAAGATGGTGTCG GACATTGCCAATGCCTGGAAGGGTCTGGAGCAGGTGGAGAAGGGCTACGAAGAGTGGCTGCTCACGGAGATCCGCCGCCTGGAGAGACTGGATCATCTGGCTGAGAAGTTTAAGCAGAAGTGTGCCATGCACGAGTCCTGGACTGCAG GTAAGGAGGACCTGTTGTCCCAGAAGGACTATGAGTCGGCATCTCTGATGGAGATCAGAGCCCTGATGAGGAAGCATGAGGCCTTTGAGAGTGACCTCGCCGCTCACCAAGACCGTGTGGAGCAGATTGCTGCCATTGCGCAGGAGCTCAA TGAGCTGGACTACCATGATGCTGCCACCGTCAACGCCCGCTGTCAGGGTATCTGTGACCAGTGGGACAACCTGGGCACACTGACCCAGAAGAGGCGGGACGCTCTGGAG CGCGTGGAGAAGCTTTGGGAGACCATCGACCAGCTCTACCTGGAGTTCGCAAAGAGGGCGGCACCCTTCAAcaactggatggatggagccaTGGAGGACCTGCAGGACATGTTCATCGTTCACAGCATTGAGGAGATCCAG aGTCTGATCACCGCCCACGACCAGTTCAAGGCCACACTGCCAGAGGCCGATAAGGAGCGCATGGCCACGCTGGGCATCCACACAGAGATCTTGAAGATTGCTCAGACGTATGGGATTAAGCTGTCCGGAATCAACCCCTACACAAGCCTGACCTCCCAGGACATCAGCACCAAGTGGGACACG GTTAAACACCTGGTGCCCCTCAGAGACCAAATGCTGCAGGAGGAGGTGGCCCGACAGCAGGCCAACGAGCGGCTCCGGCGCCAGTTTGCTGCCCAGGCCAACATCATCGGACCCTGGATCCAAACCAAGATGGAG GAGATCAGCCACGTATCTGTGGACATCGCTGGCTCTCTGGAGGAGCAGATGAACAGCCTGAAGCAGTACGAGCAGAACATCATCAACTACAAGTCTAACATCGACAAGCTGGAGGGCGATCACCAGCTGAGCCAGGAGTCTcttatctttgacaacaagcacacCAACTACACCATGGAA CATATCCGTGTGGGCTGGGAACAGCTGCTCACCACCATCGCTAGAACCATCAATGAGGTGGAGAACCAGATCCTGACTAGAGACGCGAAGGGCATCAGCCAGGAGCAGCTAAATGAGTTCAGAGCATCCTTCAACCACTTTGACAGAGTGAGGCTTTCACACACGCCCCAAAATTGTCAGCACCTTCACTACAGCGTGCAAGAACTCCATTTGTCTTTGCAGAAGAGAAACGGAATGATGGACCCAGACGACTTCCGTGCCTGCCTCATCTCTATGGGCTACGACCTG gggGAGGTGGAATTTGCACGCATTATGACCCTGGTGGACCCCAACAACACCAGCGTCGTCACCTTCCAAGCCTTCATCGACTTCATGACCCGAGAAACCGCAGAGACTGACACCGCTGAGCAAGTTATGGCCTCCTTCAAGATCCTGGCCTCAGACAAG
- the actn3b gene encoding alpha-actinin-3b isoform X2, with the protein MTALESHMTYTIHHEETYMTQEEDWDRDLLLDPAWEKQQRKTFTAWCNSHLRKAGTQIENIEEDFRNGLKLMLLLEVISGERLPKPDKGKMRFHKIANVNKALDFICSKGVKLVSIGAEEIVDGNVKMTLGMIWTIILRFAIQDISVEETSAKEGLLLWCQRKTAPYRNVNVQNFHISWKDGLALCALIHRHRPDLIDYSKLRKDDPIGNLNTAFEVAEKFLDIPKMLDAEDIVNTPKPDEKAIMTYVSCFYHAFAGAEQAETAANRICKVLAVNQENEKLMEEYEKLASELLEWIRRTIPWLENRVAEQTMRAMQQKLEDFRDYRRVHKPPRVQEKCQLEINFNTLQTKLRLSNRPAFMPSEGKMVSDIANAWKGLEQVEKGYEEWLLTEIRRLERLDHLAEKFKQKCAMHESWTAGKEDLLSQKDYESASLMEIRALMRKHEAFESDLAAHQDRVEQIAAIAQELNELDYHDAATVNARCQGICDQWDNLGTLTQKRRDALERVEKLWETIDQLYLEFAKRAAPFNNWMDGAMEDLQDMFIVHSIEEIQSLITAHDQFKATLPEADKERMATLGIHTEILKIAQTYGIKLSGINPYTSLTSQDISTKWDTVKHLVPLRDQMLQEEVARQQANERLRRQFAAQANIIGPWIQTKMEEISHVSVDIAGSLEEQMNSLKQYEQNIINYKSNIDKLEGDHQLSQESLIFDNKHTNYTMEHIRVGWEQLLTTIARTINEVENQILTRDAKGISQEQLNEFRASFNHFDRKRNGMMDPDDFRACLISMGYDLGEVEFARIMTLVDPNNTSVVTFQAFIDFMTRETAETDTAEQVMASFKILASDKNYITVEELRRELPPEQAEYCISRMTRYIGPDSPAGALDYISFSSALYGESDL; encoded by the exons ATGACGGCGCTTGAGAGCCACATGACGTACACCATCCATCATGAGGAGACCTACATGACCCAAGAGGAGGACTGGGACCGGGACCTGTTGCTTGACCCAGCCTGGGAGAAGCAGCAGAGGAAG acGTTCACAGCCTGGTGCAACTCTCACCTGAGGAAGGCTGGCACGCAGATTGAGAACATTGAGGAAGATTTCAGAAATGGCCTCAAGCTGATGTTGCTTTTGGAGGTCATATCAG GTGAGAGGCTTCCCAAACCAGACAAAGGCAAGATGCGCTTTCATAAGATCGCCAATGTGAACAAAGCTCTGGACTTCATCTGCAGCAAAGGCGTCAAGCTGGTGTCCATCGGCGCTGAGG aaaTTGTTGATGGCAACGTAAAGATGACACTTGGAATGATCTGGACCATCATCCTACGCTTCGCCATCCAGGACATCTCTGTTGaag AGACATCTGCTAAGGAGGGTCTGCTGTTGTGGTGTCAGAGGAAAACTGCCCCCTACAGGAACGTCAATGTGCAGAACTTCCACATCAG CTGGAAGGACGGCCTGGCTCTGTGCGCCCTCATTCACAGACACAGACCCGACCTCATCGACTACTCCAAACTGAGAAAG GACGATCCCATTGGGAATCTCAACACGGCCTTTGAGGTAGCTGAGAAGTTCCTGGACATCCCAAAAATGTTGGATGCTGAAG ACATCGTTAACACGCCCAAACCTGACGAGAAGGCCATCATGACTTACGTGTCCTGCTTCTACCACGCCTTTGCCGGCGCCGAGCAG GCTGAGACGGCCGCCAACCGGATCTGTAAGGTTCTGGCAGTCAATCAGGAGAATGAGAAGCTGATGGAGGAGTATGAGAAGCTGGCCAGTGAG CTTCTGGAGTGGATCCGCCGCACCATCCCCTGGTTGGAGAACCGTGTGGCCGAGCAGACCATGCGCGCCATGCAGCAGAAGTTGGAGGACTTCCGCGACTATCGGCGCGTGCACAAGCCACCCCGTGTGCAGGAGAAGTGTCAGCTGGAGATCAACTTCAACACCCTGCAGACCAAACTGAGGTTGAGCAACAGGCCCGCCTTCATGCCCTCCGAGGGCAAGATGGTGTCG GACATTGCCAATGCCTGGAAGGGTCTGGAGCAGGTGGAGAAGGGCTACGAAGAGTGGCTGCTCACGGAGATCCGCCGCCTGGAGAGACTGGATCATCTGGCTGAGAAGTTTAAGCAGAAGTGTGCCATGCACGAGTCCTGGACTGCAG GTAAGGAGGACCTGTTGTCCCAGAAGGACTATGAGTCGGCATCTCTGATGGAGATCAGAGCCCTGATGAGGAAGCATGAGGCCTTTGAGAGTGACCTCGCCGCTCACCAAGACCGTGTGGAGCAGATTGCTGCCATTGCGCAGGAGCTCAA TGAGCTGGACTACCATGATGCTGCCACCGTCAACGCCCGCTGTCAGGGTATCTGTGACCAGTGGGACAACCTGGGCACACTGACCCAGAAGAGGCGGGACGCTCTGGAG CGCGTGGAGAAGCTTTGGGAGACCATCGACCAGCTCTACCTGGAGTTCGCAAAGAGGGCGGCACCCTTCAAcaactggatggatggagccaTGGAGGACCTGCAGGACATGTTCATCGTTCACAGCATTGAGGAGATCCAG aGTCTGATCACCGCCCACGACCAGTTCAAGGCCACACTGCCAGAGGCCGATAAGGAGCGCATGGCCACGCTGGGCATCCACACAGAGATCTTGAAGATTGCTCAGACGTATGGGATTAAGCTGTCCGGAATCAACCCCTACACAAGCCTGACCTCCCAGGACATCAGCACCAAGTGGGACACG GTTAAACACCTGGTGCCCCTCAGAGACCAAATGCTGCAGGAGGAGGTGGCCCGACAGCAGGCCAACGAGCGGCTCCGGCGCCAGTTTGCTGCCCAGGCCAACATCATCGGACCCTGGATCCAAACCAAGATGGAG GAGATCAGCCACGTATCTGTGGACATCGCTGGCTCTCTGGAGGAGCAGATGAACAGCCTGAAGCAGTACGAGCAGAACATCATCAACTACAAGTCTAACATCGACAAGCTGGAGGGCGATCACCAGCTGAGCCAGGAGTCTcttatctttgacaacaagcacacCAACTACACCATGGAA CATATCCGTGTGGGCTGGGAACAGCTGCTCACCACCATCGCTAGAACCATCAATGAGGTGGAGAACCAGATCCTGACTAGAGACGCGAAGGGCATCAGCCAGGAGCAGCTAAATGAGTTCAGAGCATCCTTCAACCACTTTGACAGA AAGAGAAACGGAATGATGGACCCAGACGACTTCCGTGCCTGCCTCATCTCTATGGGCTACGACCTG gggGAGGTGGAATTTGCACGCATTATGACCCTGGTGGACCCCAACAACACCAGCGTCGTCACCTTCCAAGCCTTCATCGACTTCATGACCCGAGAAACCGCAGAGACTGACACCGCTGAGCAAGTTATGGCCTCCTTCAAGATCCTGGCCTCAGACAAG